Genomic DNA from Paenibacillus borealis:
CCTGACCGGACAGTTTGCTGCCGTGGATGAGATATTGACCGGGCGGGAGAATCTGATCATGATCGCCAAGCTCCGGCATCTGAAGAATCCGCTTCAGATAACGGATGATCTATTGAAGCGCTTCGGCTTGACCGAAGCCGGGAGCCGCAGAGTATCAACGTACTCAGGCGGGATGCGCCGGAGACTCGACATCGCCATGAGCCTTGTGGGGGAGCCGCAGCTTATCTTTCTCGACGAGCCGACTACCGGTCTTGATCCCGAAGGGCGGGGCGAGGTCTGGAAAACAGTCAAAGAGCTTGCTGCTAATGGCACGACGGTATTCCTGACCACGCAGTATCTGGAAGAAGCCGAACAGCTGGCAGATCAAATCGCTATTCTGCATGAGGGCAGAATTATCGCGAGCGGTACACTCACCGAGCTGAAGAAGCTGTTTCCGCCTGACAAGGTAGAGTATGTTGAAAAACAACCTACATTAGAGGAGATATTCCTCGCAATTATAGGTAAACGGGAGGGAAAATAAATGGAAGCGATAGGAAAGCACTTTTTCAGCGATATGAGCGTTATGCTTGGACGTTCCATGCGCCATATTATCCGCAGCATGGATACCATTATCACGGTCACCATCACTCCGATCGCCATGCTGCTGCTGTTCGTTTATGTATTCGGCGGTGCAATTCAGACCGGCACCGAGAACTATGTGAATTATCTGCTGCCCGGCATCCTCTTGATCGCCATTGCAAGCGGCATTGCCTATACGGCTTACCGTCTGTTTATGGATATGCAGAGCGGTATCTTCGAACGGTTCCACTCCATGCCGATTGCGCGTTCGGCGGCGCTCTGGGGTCATGTGCTGACCTCACTCGTGTCCAATGCAATATCGGTTGCCGTAATCATTCTCGTAGCGCTTATTATGGGCTTCCGCTCTCCTGCCGGAGTATTATCATGGCTTGCCGTGGCCGGTATACTCGCGCTGTTTACGCTGGCCTTGACCTGGATCGCCGCAATTGCCGGATTGTCCGCCAAATCGGTGGACGGCGCAGGCGCGTTTTCCTACCCGCTAATCTTCCTTCCCTTCATCAGCTCCGCGTTTGTGCCTACAGAAACGATGCCGCGGGCTGTCCGCGCCTTTGCCGAGAATCAGCCAGTGACTTCCATAGTGGAAACTATGCGCGCCCTGCTGGCGGGGCAGCCTGCCGGACATGACATTTGGGCTGCACTTGCCTGGTGCCTGGGGATACTGATAGTTGCCTATCTGTTTGCGATGCGCGTGTATAAACGGAAGGCGGCGTGAACGGCTGTCCAGAACTTAGCGGCAAAAGCATGGCGCCTCCCGATACTTCCGGGGCAGGCGCCATTTTTACGTCTAATGATTAGGTGACATCCGTCAACATTCCCCTCAATATGCAGACCATATTCGGGTTCATAGAACAGCTGCATCCGCTGGTTGGTTTTTGAGTACGTAGCTACGGTTTTGCCGATTCATCTACTTTTTGTGGCTGATTTCTGATAACTTGTCATGAAATCCTGCACATAATACAACATTTCCCTTCTCTTATCGCCCCAAATCCGGAACTGTTGTATGAAATGCAGGATTTTACCTTTTTCAGGCGGCTCAGCCGAATTATTATTGTATTTCATACAACAATCCTCCCGGACACCTAGCTATCAATGATCCAAAGTTGTAAAACGTACAACATTTATGTCTACAGTATTTACTGAAAAGTCTCTATTCTGCAGCTGCACCCTCTGCCCTTATATATTCAGAGAATCCAGTGAGCATAATCTAAATTTTCACCTTTCCTTTGACAATTCAGGTTATAATGACCATGTATATTGCAGGATATTTGGAAGGCTATAGCCATTAAGCCACTAGATTCTGTGATTTTACACCCCATTAACATGCTTCAGATGTTCACGTGATATAACTGAAACAATCGGTTATCAGAGGAGAAGATTAGATGAAGCTGAGTAAAGAGGAGAAATCATGGATTCTGTATGACTGCGGGAATTCTGCCTATTCGATGGCGGTGACCACAGCGCTTTTGCCCATTATCTTCGGGATGTTCACGACTGTGGGCAGCAGTATGGATTTGGGCTATTTCAATTCCATTGCCAGTATTCTGGTGGCGGTGTTAAGTCCCATCCTGGGGACAATTGCCGATTACAAGGACCGGAAGAAGCGCTTCTTTATTTTCTTTGCTGCGCTTGGCGTACTGGCTACAGCCTCTCTGGCTTTTGTTTCACCGGATAGCGGGCAGTGGCAGCTGCTGATTGCCTTTTATATTTTATCAGCGGTCGGATTTGCCGGGTCCAATATCTTCTACGACTCCTTCCTGGTAGATATTACGGACGACGAACGGATGGATAAGGTCTCCACGAGAGGGTTTGCGTTCGGCTATATCTTCAGCTGCATTCCGTTCGGAATCAGCCTGCTGCTGATCTTCATGATGGGGATGGACAAGGCCATCGGGTACCAGATCGGGTTCATCATTACGGCGCTTTGGTGGGGACTGCTCACTGTGCCGATGATTAGGGACGTGAAGCAGAGATACTATATTGAGCCAGAGCCTAAGCCGGTTGCGAACAGTTTCCGGAGACTGGCCGTAACCTTCAGCAATATCCGCCAGCACAAAATTGTCTTTGTATTTCTCCTTGCGTATTTCTTCTATATTGACGGGGTAGATACCATTATCAAAATGGTTGTTCCGTATGCCACCTCCGTGCTGGGCGCGGATTCTTTGGATACCTTTACGCTGCTGGGGATTCTGCTTATTATCCAGATTATTGCGTTCCCCTGCGCGATCCTCTACGGGAATCTGGCCAAAACCTATTCCGCCCGTACAATGATCATTGCCGGGATTTTCACCTACATCATCTCCTGTATTGCAGCTTTCTTCATCACTTCCGTGTGGCATATCTTTATTCTGGGTGCGCTGATTGGTTCGGCCCAGGGCGGGATTCAGGCGCTTAGCCGGTCGTATTTCGCCAAAATCATACCAAAGGAGAATTCCAATGAATTCTTCGGATTCTATAACATCTTTGGCAAGTTCGCGGCGATACTCGGCCCTGCACTGATGGCACTGACAACTACACTAACCGGCAATGCCAGCTATAGTATTTTATCGATTATTCCGCTGTTTCTGATTGGCTTCTTCATCTTTATAACTCTGCCTAAGGGGAACTGATATGGAACTGACAACGCCTCGCGCTCCATTAGCTAAACATCTGATTGTCATTTCCTATGATGCCTTCTCGGAGGACAACTGGGAACTGGCCAGCCGATTGCCCAATTTATCCAAACTGATTAAGCAGGGTGCCCACAGCAACCGTTTGCGGAGTGTATATCCCACCCTCACGTATGTGGTTCATACCACCATAGCCACCGGCGTTTATCCGGACAAGCACGGTATTCACCACAATAACCCGCTGCAGCCGTTCGTGAAGGAGGAGGATCAGCGCTGGTTCTGGTTCCGGGAGGCGGTCAAGGCTCCGACAATTTATGATGCTGCACGTAAGGCAGGGTTGAGTACTGCGGGACTTCTCTGGCCGGTATCCGGCAAGTCTTCGATCAGGTACAATATCCCGGAGATCAGGGCGCTAAAGGGCGAGAATCAGGCACTTAAGGTGCTTAGAAGCGGCAGCCCCGCCTACTGCATCCGGATGGAATTGAAATACGGACGGATCAGGCAGGGGATTGCCCAGCCGTATCTGGATGATTTTACAACCAAGTGTGCCGTGGATACGATCAAGCGCAATAAGCCGAATCTGCTCATGATGCATCTGATCGACCTGGATGATGCCAAACATCTGTATGGAACAGACAGCGATGAGGTGAAGGAGGTCATCCTGCGTATGGATAACCGGCTGGGTGAGATCATTCAGGCCGTGGACGATGCCGGGATCAGGCAGGATACGGTGATTATGGTGCTCGGAGACCATGGTCAGTTCAATGTGCGCTACAAAGTTCATTTGAACAAGCTTTTGCAGGCAAAGGGTCTGATCTATGAAGAGGGCGGACAGCAGAAATGGCGTGCGTATTTCCAGTGCGGCGGAGGCTCGGCGTACCTGCACATCCGGCCGGGAGACGAAGAAGCAGAGCGGCTTGCGCTGTCAGCCGTTGAAGAATATATGCAGAATGACACGTCAGGAATTGAAAGCGTATACGACAGAGAGACGTTAGACCGTCTTCATGCCAGCCATTCCACAAGAATAATGCTGGAAGCGAAGCGCGGATATTGCTTTGATGAGAGTCTGGAGGAACAGCTGGTAGTCGATTTGCAGGCACATGGCGTTCGTTATGCTACGCATGGTTATTCTCCTGACACAAGCGGCTACCGGTGCAATATCGTCATCTCCGGCGGCGCAATTAAGCAGGATTATTCCATTGGCGACATCGAGATGGTCGATATTGCCCCGACGATGGGAAGAATTCTGGGAGTTGATTTCGGGCATGGGGACGGGAGAGTCCTTGAAGAGATTGCCCGGGAGTAAGAAAGTGCAATACCGGCAAAAGAATCCAATTGTCAAAAAACTGCGGATGAATTAGTGTAGACGGGACAAGAAAGGTGGATGCCCGTATGATGTTCAGCTATTCGTTTGTACCCGCACCAGAATGTCAGTATGACATGGAACAAGGTTATGGTTTCGCCGCAGCAACGGAAGGCTCGAAGAATGAGGACTTGAAGGATTCATGGCCTGGAGAGTATTTCTCTCCTGCGGTGCCGACGCTGCTGATGGATGTGCCAAACGGCAACTACACCGTTACGCTGGAGATTGGTTCAGCGGACAGCTCCGCTGTTACCACAATAAGAGAAGGACTGGGCCGGATCAGACTGCTTGAGGTGAAGACCGGACCCGGGCAGATTACAACCCGTACATTCGCCGTGCATGTCGAGGACGGTACACTCAAGCTGGCTTTCGGAGGTGCGGCTCCCGCCGTGCAGAAAGTGATGGCCAGCAGGGTAAGCACTATCCCTACTTTATTTCTTGCCGGAGATTCTACCATGACCGATCAAGCCTCCGGGCAATTCCCCTATACAGGCTGGGGCCAGATGATCGGATTATATCTGGGTGAAGGCATTGCTATTGCTAATCATGCGCGTTCCGGCAGAAGCGCCAGAACTTTCATTCAGGAGAGCCGTCTGCTGCGGATCGCCAAAAGACTGCGGAAGGGTGACTTCCTGCTTATCCAGTTTGCCCACAACGATGAGAAGGAAACGGAAGAAGGTTCGGGTCCGTTCACGACGTATCAGCAATACCTGAAGCAATATATTGATCTTGCGCGGTCAGCCGGAGCGTATCCTGTGCTTGTAGCGCCTATGCACCGGCGGTTCTTTGCGGAGGACGGGGCCATCCGGAATACCCACGGTGATTATATCGAAGCTATGAGGCAGCTTGCCGTGCGTGAAGCTGTGCCTTTCGTAGATCTTGCTTCACTCAGCAAAACATACTTTGAGGAGCTTGGTGAAGCGCGTTCCAGGCAGGTATTTCTGTGGGCGGAACCGGGACAATATGCTAACCTCCCTGAGGGCGCAGCGGATAATACACATTTCTCGGAAGCAGGAGCCATTGAGATTGCCAGACTGGCGGCGATTGGGATACAGCAGGCAGAGGCGGACAAGCTCGCGCAGCATCTGATCAGCAATATAGGGGGTTCCCTGATTTAAACCGGATAGTGTGTTTATTTGAGTTTATTTATCTTCAAAAATGTTCATGTATACTCTATAATGTTCAATATAATAGTTCACTTAAGTTTCACCTAAACCCCAATATGTCTGGAGAGCTGAACAGTGATTAGAAAAGCGAGTGTTATGCATGTTTATCCCCATGCTTACGAGGAGTACAAACGCCGTCATGATGAGCTGTGGCCGGAGATGGCTGAAGAGCTGAAGAACCATGGCGCACACAACTACTCTATCTTTCTGGACGAAGAAACGGGCAGCCTGTTTGCTTACGTAGAGATTGAGGACGAAGACCGGTGGGATCGGATGTCGCAGACGGAGATTTGCCGGAAGTGGTGGGTATATATGGAGCCGCTGATGGAGACCAATCCGGATAACAGCCCGGTGTCCAGGAACCTGAAGGACGTATTCTACTTAAAATAATGGGTAACAAATAACCCGCAAGCAAGGATAGTACTCCATATCCTGCTCTGCGGGTTATTGTCATGCAGTGACAATGCCAAGCACGAAGCCGTCGTACCCCTTGCTGCCTACCGTCTGCAGTGCGGTGGCTTCTATCCGCGGCTCGGCGGAGAGCAGGTCTATAAACTGGCGGATGCCTTGTACGCGGTCATCTGTACTATGCGCTTGAATGACCTCACCATCACGCACCACGTTATCGGCCACAATGACTGCTCCCGGCCGGGCCAGCTTCAACGCCCATTTCAGATAATGAGGATTGTTCGGCTTGTCAGCGTCAATAAAGATGAAGTCAAACGGCCCATAACCCCGGGCTTCAAGCGTAGCCAGCGTCTCAAGTGCCGGACCTTCAATCACATCGGTTTTATCTGCCAGCCCCGCAAGTCTCAGATTATCCTCAGCCACGACCACATGGTGATGCTCGAATTCAAGTGACACCAGCCTTCCTGCTTCCGGTAATGCCCTGGCCAGCCATATGGTGCTGTAGCCGCCCAGCGTACCGATCTCCAGAATGTTAGCTGCTCCTTTCATCTTGGCCAGAAGGTAGAGCAGCTTCCCCTGATTCGGAGCGACATCAATTGCCGGCAATCCGGCGCCTGTGTTTGCATCCAGCACAGCGTCCAGCACCGGATCTGCCGCCAGCAGCTTGTCATTGAAATACGCATCAACCTTACTCCATTTGTTCTGTTCTTTCATGTGAATCCCTCCGTTAGGTTAAGTGTTGTATTGGATCTGCTTTAAATATAAGGTAAAATAACACATAATACTAATATATGTTTATGGAGTTTACATATAATTTGATTATGAATCGAGGCGATCTGCATGAATATTCATGCCTTAAGGTTATTTTATTATGTTGCTGAGACGGGAAGCGTCACGAAGGCGGCTGCGCGGCTCAATATCAGCCAGCCGGCGGTTACCAGCCAGATCAAGAAGTTTGAGAAGGAGCTCGGACTGACATTGTTTAATCCCAGCGGCCGCGGAATTTCGCTTACTTCATTTGGAACAGAACTGGCCAAGCAGGCAGGGAATCTCTTCACCTATGAAGAGCAGATGGATGAGTTTGTAGAGGACTACCGCCAGGGCAGAAAAGGGAAGCTGCGTATCGCGGCTACTTATCTCCCGGCTAATTTCCTGGTCCCCGGCTGGGCCGCCAGGTTCAAGGCGGGACATCCGGAGATTGAAATCGAGATTACAACAAC
This window encodes:
- a CDS encoding ABC transporter ATP-binding protein, giving the protein MGNAIEVKGLRKSFNSIEVLKGVDFEVRRGEIYALLGSNGAGKTTIVRTLTTLLKQDGGTAIVNGFDVASKPDHVRQSISLTGQFAAVDEILTGRENLIMIAKLRHLKNPLQITDDLLKRFGLTEAGSRRVSTYSGGMRRRLDIAMSLVGEPQLIFLDEPTTGLDPEGRGEVWKTVKELAANGTTVFLTTQYLEEAEQLADQIAILHEGRIIASGTLTELKKLFPPDKVEYVEKQPTLEEIFLAIIGKREGK
- a CDS encoding ABC transporter permease encodes the protein MEAIGKHFFSDMSVMLGRSMRHIIRSMDTIITVTITPIAMLLLFVYVFGGAIQTGTENYVNYLLPGILLIAIASGIAYTAYRLFMDMQSGIFERFHSMPIARSAALWGHVLTSLVSNAISVAVIILVALIMGFRSPAGVLSWLAVAGILALFTLALTWIAAIAGLSAKSVDGAGAFSYPLIFLPFISSAFVPTETMPRAVRAFAENQPVTSIVETMRALLAGQPAGHDIWAALAWCLGILIVAYLFAMRVYKRKAA
- a CDS encoding MFS transporter, giving the protein MKLSKEEKSWILYDCGNSAYSMAVTTALLPIIFGMFTTVGSSMDLGYFNSIASILVAVLSPILGTIADYKDRKKRFFIFFAALGVLATASLAFVSPDSGQWQLLIAFYILSAVGFAGSNIFYDSFLVDITDDERMDKVSTRGFAFGYIFSCIPFGISLLLIFMMGMDKAIGYQIGFIITALWWGLLTVPMIRDVKQRYYIEPEPKPVANSFRRLAVTFSNIRQHKIVFVFLLAYFFYIDGVDTIIKMVVPYATSVLGADSLDTFTLLGILLIIQIIAFPCAILYGNLAKTYSARTMIIAGIFTYIISCIAAFFITSVWHIFILGALIGSAQGGIQALSRSYFAKIIPKENSNEFFGFYNIFGKFAAILGPALMALTTTLTGNASYSILSIIPLFLIGFFIFITLPKGN
- a CDS encoding alkaline phosphatase family protein, yielding MELTTPRAPLAKHLIVISYDAFSEDNWELASRLPNLSKLIKQGAHSNRLRSVYPTLTYVVHTTIATGVYPDKHGIHHNNPLQPFVKEEDQRWFWFREAVKAPTIYDAARKAGLSTAGLLWPVSGKSSIRYNIPEIRALKGENQALKVLRSGSPAYCIRMELKYGRIRQGIAQPYLDDFTTKCAVDTIKRNKPNLLMMHLIDLDDAKHLYGTDSDEVKEVILRMDNRLGEIIQAVDDAGIRQDTVIMVLGDHGQFNVRYKVHLNKLLQAKGLIYEEGGQQKWRAYFQCGGGSAYLHIRPGDEEAERLALSAVEEYMQNDTSGIESVYDRETLDRLHASHSTRIMLEAKRGYCFDESLEEQLVVDLQAHGVRYATHGYSPDTSGYRCNIVISGGAIKQDYSIGDIEMVDIAPTMGRILGVDFGHGDGRVLEEIARE
- a CDS encoding rhamnogalacturonan acetylesterase — its product is MMFSYSFVPAPECQYDMEQGYGFAAATEGSKNEDLKDSWPGEYFSPAVPTLLMDVPNGNYTVTLEIGSADSSAVTTIREGLGRIRLLEVKTGPGQITTRTFAVHVEDGTLKLAFGGAAPAVQKVMASRVSTIPTLFLAGDSTMTDQASGQFPYTGWGQMIGLYLGEGIAIANHARSGRSARTFIQESRLLRIAKRLRKGDFLLIQFAHNDEKETEEGSGPFTTYQQYLKQYIDLARSAGAYPVLVAPMHRRFFAEDGAIRNTHGDYIEAMRQLAVREAVPFVDLASLSKTYFEELGEARSRQVFLWAEPGQYANLPEGAADNTHFSEAGAIEIARLAAIGIQQAEADKLAQHLISNIGGSLI
- the rhaM gene encoding L-rhamnose mutarotase, encoding MIRKASVMHVYPHAYEEYKRRHDELWPEMAEELKNHGAHNYSIFLDEETGSLFAYVEIEDEDRWDRMSQTEICRKWWVYMEPLMETNPDNSPVSRNLKDVFYLK
- a CDS encoding O-methyltransferase encodes the protein MKEQNKWSKVDAYFNDKLLAADPVLDAVLDANTGAGLPAIDVAPNQGKLLYLLAKMKGAANILEIGTLGGYSTIWLARALPEAGRLVSLEFEHHHVVVAEDNLRLAGLADKTDVIEGPALETLATLEARGYGPFDFIFIDADKPNNPHYLKWALKLARPGAVIVADNVVRDGEVIQAHSTDDRVQGIRQFIDLLSAEPRIEATALQTVGSKGYDGFVLGIVTA